The following are encoded together in the Azospirillum lipoferum 4B genome:
- a CDS encoding response regulator transcription factor → MAQKKRIYLIEDEADIRRLVKEVLEGYGYEVSCWASGREARAAIQRQAPDLCLVDLGLPDMDGLTLVRELWEDVRFGVIILSGRGGTSDRILGLELGADDYIVKPFEPRELVARVNSAIRRREQLAGATAAAETARARFGNWVFDLGNLTLSADDGRQESLTAAEASLLLTLLKAPKRVLSREHLQGPDQDRDDFPYDRSIDVRVSRIRKKIEEDPRAPRLIKTVYGAGYLFAGDVTWLR, encoded by the coding sequence GTGGCACAAAAGAAGCGCATCTACCTGATCGAGGACGAGGCCGACATCCGCCGGCTGGTGAAAGAGGTGCTGGAGGGATACGGCTACGAGGTGTCCTGCTGGGCCAGCGGGCGGGAGGCGCGGGCGGCGATCCAGCGTCAGGCACCCGACCTGTGTCTTGTCGATCTCGGCCTGCCGGACATGGACGGGCTGACCCTGGTTCGCGAATTGTGGGAGGATGTCCGCTTCGGCGTGATCATCCTGTCCGGGCGCGGCGGCACCTCCGACCGGATCCTGGGGCTGGAGCTGGGCGCCGACGATTACATCGTGAAGCCCTTCGAGCCGCGGGAACTGGTCGCCCGCGTCAACAGCGCCATCCGCCGCCGCGAACAGCTGGCCGGCGCCACGGCCGCGGCGGAGACCGCGCGGGCGCGCTTCGGCAATTGGGTCTTCGACCTCGGTAACCTGACGCTGAGCGCCGATGACGGCCGCCAGGAAAGCCTGACCGCGGCGGAGGCCTCGCTGCTGCTGACCTTGCTGAAGGCGCCCAAGCGCGTGCTGTCGCGCGAGCATCTGCAGGGGCCCGACCAGGACCGCGACGATTTTCCCTATGACCGCAGCATCGACGTCCGCGTGTCGCGCATCCGCAAGAAGATCGAGGAGGACCCCCGCGCCCCGCGGCTGATCAAGACGGTCTATGGCGCCGGATACCTGTTTGCCGGCGACGTGACCTGGCTGCGGTGA
- a CDS encoding acyl-CoA synthetase, whose amino-acid sequence MNAPAAAVEASLNPYERDLDRNAANFVALTPLTFLERAASVWPDRLAVVHGPVRRTWAETFVRVRRLAAALANLGIGKGDTVAMLAANTPELFEAHFGVPLAGAVLNAVNTRLDAEAIAFILKHGEAKILIVDREFSGVAKKALALLDSPIPVVDIDDPTYTGGELIGDRDYEAFISDVGAEHPWTLPADEWQAIALNYTSGTTGNPKGVVYHHRGAYLNAVSNALSWNMGDAPVYLWTLPMFHCNGWCFPWTIAVTAGTAVCLRQVRPDAVLKLIREERVTNFCGAPIVLNMLNNAPAELKQGIEQTVKVMVAGAAPPAAVIAGMERMGWEVTHVYGLTECYGPTVVCVWHDRWDGLSLDEKAAIKARQGVRGPMLEAVIVADPFTLEPVPKDGRTMGEIMMRGNNVMKGYLKNPKATDEAFAGGWFHTGDLAVWHEDGYVEIKDRSKDIIISGGENISSIEVEDVLYKHPEVLEAAVVARHDEKWGETPCAFVTLKDGATATEADIIAFCRSHMAHFKCPRTVVFGPLPKTSTGKIQKYVLRKQTEGL is encoded by the coding sequence ATGAATGCACCTGCCGCCGCAGTCGAAGCCAGCCTCAACCCGTATGAGCGCGACCTCGACCGCAACGCCGCCAATTTCGTCGCGCTGACGCCGCTGACTTTCCTGGAGCGCGCCGCTTCCGTGTGGCCCGACCGGTTGGCCGTCGTCCATGGCCCGGTCCGCCGGACCTGGGCCGAGACCTTCGTCCGCGTGCGCCGTCTGGCCGCGGCGTTGGCGAACCTGGGGATCGGCAAGGGCGACACCGTCGCCATGCTGGCCGCCAACACGCCCGAGCTGTTCGAGGCACATTTCGGCGTGCCGCTGGCCGGCGCCGTGCTGAACGCCGTCAACACCCGCCTGGATGCCGAGGCCATCGCCTTCATCCTGAAGCATGGCGAGGCGAAGATCCTGATCGTCGACCGCGAGTTCTCCGGCGTCGCGAAGAAGGCGTTGGCCCTGCTGGATTCGCCGATCCCGGTGGTGGACATCGACGATCCGACCTACACCGGCGGCGAACTGATCGGCGACCGCGACTATGAGGCCTTCATCAGCGATGTCGGTGCCGAGCATCCCTGGACCCTGCCGGCCGACGAATGGCAGGCCATCGCGCTGAACTACACCTCCGGCACCACCGGCAACCCGAAGGGCGTCGTCTATCACCACCGCGGCGCCTATCTGAACGCGGTGTCGAACGCGCTGTCCTGGAACATGGGCGACGCGCCCGTGTATCTGTGGACGCTGCCGATGTTCCACTGCAACGGCTGGTGCTTCCCCTGGACCATCGCGGTCACTGCCGGCACCGCCGTCTGCCTGCGTCAGGTCCGCCCGGACGCCGTTCTGAAGCTGATCCGCGAGGAGCGGGTGACCAACTTCTGCGGCGCGCCCATCGTTCTGAACATGCTGAACAATGCGCCGGCCGAGCTGAAGCAGGGCATCGAGCAGACGGTGAAGGTGATGGTTGCCGGCGCCGCCCCGCCCGCCGCCGTCATCGCCGGCATGGAGCGCATGGGCTGGGAAGTCACCCATGTCTACGGCCTGACCGAATGCTACGGCCCGACCGTGGTCTGCGTCTGGCATGACCGTTGGGACGGCCTGTCGCTGGACGAGAAGGCGGCGATCAAGGCGCGCCAGGGCGTGCGCGGCCCGATGCTGGAGGCGGTGATCGTTGCCGATCCCTTCACGCTGGAGCCGGTGCCGAAGGACGGCCGCACGATGGGCGAGATCATGATGCGCGGCAACAACGTCATGAAGGGCTACCTGAAGAACCCCAAGGCGACCGACGAGGCCTTCGCCGGCGGCTGGTTCCACACCGGCGACCTCGCCGTCTGGCATGAAGACGGCTATGTCGAGATCAAGGACCGCTCGAAGGACATCATCATCTCCGGCGGCGAGAACATCTCGTCCATCGAGGTGGAGGACGTGCTCTACAAGCACCCGGAAGTGCTGGAGGCCGCGGTCGTCGCCCGCCATGACGAGAAGTGGGGCGAGACGCCCTGCGCCTTCGTCACGCTGAAGGACGGAGCCACCGCGACCGAGGCCGACATCATCGCCTTCTGCCGGTCGCACATGGCCCACTTCAAGTGCCCGCGCACGGTGGTGTTCGGCCCGCTGCCGAAGACCTCGACGGGCAAGATCCAGAAATACGTCCTGCGCAAGCAGACCGAGGGGCTGTAA